One genomic window of Eggerthella timonensis includes the following:
- a CDS encoding biotin--[acetyl-CoA-carboxylase] ligase codes for MSDEREPLFHVRLLEEVSSTNDEVKRALDNGEPEGLVVRALRQVAGYGRQGRAWTSPEGGLYCSLLLRPQVAPRELPTLSLVVGMAVRRALVALAGDVAADAVRIKWPNDVVLVPGRASAGAGAGAADVALAQNSRYERFSEESAISDLGFCDSQAVLGAKNRSYRDFCAKLPASSVDTWRDGSADAFASATFAASGDSEPAPAKLCGISLEAHGGGVCVGVGVNVLPPDERPDVGGKNRAAYVADLVPVAPPSIEAVLAAFLAAFSPLYDEWARAGFAALVDEFNAHASLIGRTVSVVDRAGSTLAEGVVRRIDAQGRLVLLDASGTEIPVSSGEAHLV; via the coding sequence GTGAGCGACGAACGGGAGCCCCTGTTCCACGTTCGGCTTCTCGAAGAGGTTTCTTCTACGAACGATGAGGTCAAACGCGCGCTCGACAACGGCGAACCCGAGGGCCTCGTGGTTCGCGCGCTTCGGCAGGTTGCCGGGTACGGTCGCCAAGGCCGCGCATGGACCAGTCCCGAGGGCGGCTTGTACTGCTCGTTGCTGCTGCGCCCGCAGGTGGCGCCGCGCGAGCTGCCGACGTTGAGCCTGGTCGTGGGAATGGCGGTGCGCCGAGCGCTCGTGGCGTTGGCGGGGGATGTCGCCGCAGACGCCGTGCGCATCAAGTGGCCCAACGACGTGGTGCTCGTGCCCGGTCGCGCGAGTGCGGGCGCAGGTGCCGGCGCTGCCGACGTTGCTTTGGCACAAAATAGCCGTTATGAACGATTTTCCGAAGAAAGCGCAATCAGCGACCTGGGGTTTTGCGATTCCCAGGCTGTTTTGGGCGCGAAAAATCGTTCATATCGCGACTTTTGTGCCAAGCTGCCCGCATCGAGCGTCGATACATGGCGTGACGGATCGGCGGATGCGTTCGCTTCCGCGACGTTCGCCGCATCGGGAGACTCGGAACCGGCCCCTGCGAAGCTCTGCGGCATCTCGCTCGAGGCGCACGGAGGCGGCGTGTGCGTGGGCGTGGGCGTGAACGTGTTGCCGCCCGACGAGCGCCCCGACGTGGGCGGCAAGAACCGCGCCGCGTACGTGGCCGATCTCGTTCCCGTCGCGCCGCCCTCCATCGAAGCCGTGCTCGCTGCCTTCCTCGCTGCCTTCTCGCCGCTGTACGACGAGTGGGCTCGTGCCGGGTTCGCCGCCCTCGTCGACGAGTTCAACGCCCATGCGAGTCTCATCGGCCGCACGGTGAGCGTCGTCGATCGGGCGGGCTCCACCTTGGCCGAAGGCGTTGTGCGGCGCATCGACGCCCAGGGCCGCCTCGTTCTCCTCGATGCATCCGGCACCGAGATACCCGTTTCATCAGGCGAAGCCCACCTCGTCTAG
- a CDS encoding biotin transporter BioY, giving the protein MEASKVKQGSVRASRTRSIAFVGLTIAIMGVSAWVAIPFGPVLLTLQMFALMFAIMVLTPKQCMAAIAGYLVLGAIGLPMFSGMRGGIGMLMGPTGGYLWGYLLGAVAALLVREALGRAMGGAKSLGGTKAFAVDMMACLAFIVVTYVCGCFQYAAVVGVDLAAAFAVTIAPFAVPDVLKAVAAVLCARAVKRAIR; this is encoded by the coding sequence ATGGAGGCAAGCAAGGTGAAACAGGGTTCCGTGCGGGCGTCGCGCACGCGTTCCATCGCGTTCGTCGGGTTGACCATCGCGATCATGGGCGTGTCGGCATGGGTGGCTATCCCCTTCGGGCCGGTGCTGCTGACGCTGCAGATGTTCGCGCTCATGTTCGCCATCATGGTGCTCACGCCGAAGCAGTGCATGGCGGCCATCGCGGGCTACCTGGTGCTGGGGGCCATCGGGCTGCCGATGTTCTCGGGAATGCGCGGCGGCATCGGCATGCTGATGGGGCCGACGGGCGGCTACCTGTGGGGGTATCTGCTGGGCGCCGTCGCGGCGCTGCTCGTGCGGGAGGCGCTCGGGCGCGCGATGGGCGGCGCGAAGAGCCTCGGGGGAACGAAGGCGTTTGCCGTGGACATGATGGCGTGCCTCGCGTTCATCGTGGTGACGTACGTGTGCGGGTGCTTCCAGTACGCCGCCGTGGTAGGGGTCGACTTGGCTGCCGCCTTCGCCGTGACCATCGCGCCGTTCGCGGTGCCCGATGTGCTGAAGGCGGTGGCGGCCGTGCTATGCGCCCGCGCCGTGAAGCGCGCAATCCGGTAG
- the tilS gene encoding tRNA lysidine(34) synthetase TilS, with product MAAERTETLVGRVAETLEERALAGADTPVLLMVSGGSDSTALAYVASELRECGALGQLAMLHVNHQLRGDDADDDARFVARLAELLNIPLFSCDIDIAGEARRTGENVEAVARRERYLAANEALESLCLHAAAPLADGRILTAHTSDDRVESFYMRSIVGTGPGGFRAMKYRNGPVVRPLLDVSREELRAYIAEREQTEAPVACDGAGNLWREDATNAHTDRFRAYVRHEIVPRAKERNPQLLEVLGRTMNLIADEDDMLERMVDELMADRVEALGDDYGAGCVLAPGFGAEPLPLRRRAVLRALQLMLGRDARVETASVEAVLAAFDDGQGGKPRGGYVTNIQGDLAVSANKHGVRIEPMAAYRARRKRG from the coding sequence ATGGCTGCCGAACGGACGGAAACCCTGGTCGGTCGCGTGGCGGAGACGTTGGAGGAGCGCGCGTTGGCGGGGGCGGACACCCCGGTGCTGTTGATGGTGTCGGGCGGATCGGACTCCACGGCGCTCGCCTACGTCGCGAGCGAGCTGCGCGAGTGCGGGGCGCTCGGCCAGCTGGCCATGCTGCATGTCAACCATCAGCTGCGCGGCGACGACGCCGACGACGACGCGCGTTTCGTCGCCCGGCTGGCCGAGCTGCTGAACATCCCGCTGTTCTCGTGCGACATCGACATCGCAGGCGAGGCGCGGCGCACGGGCGAGAACGTGGAAGCCGTCGCCCGCCGCGAGCGCTACCTGGCCGCGAACGAGGCGCTCGAAAGCCTGTGCCTTCACGCGGCGGCGCCCCTGGCCGACGGTCGCATCCTCACGGCGCACACGTCCGACGATCGCGTGGAGAGCTTCTACATGCGCTCGATCGTGGGCACGGGGCCGGGCGGGTTCCGCGCTATGAAGTACCGCAACGGACCGGTGGTGCGCCCGTTGCTCGACGTCAGCCGCGAGGAGCTGCGCGCCTACATTGCAGAGCGCGAGCAGACAGAAGCGCCCGTGGCGTGCGACGGTGCGGGCAACCTGTGGCGCGAGGATGCGACGAACGCGCACACCGATCGCTTCCGCGCCTACGTGCGCCACGAGATCGTGCCGCGCGCGAAGGAGCGCAATCCGCAGCTGCTCGAGGTGCTCGGACGCACCATGAACCTGATCGCCGACGAGGACGACATGCTGGAGCGCATGGTAGACGAGTTGATGGCCGACCGCGTCGAAGCGCTCGGCGACGACTACGGTGCAGGCTGCGTGCTGGCTCCCGGGTTCGGCGCGGAGCCGCTGCCGCTGCGCCGCCGCGCCGTGCTGCGCGCGTTGCAGCTGATGCTGGGCCGCGACGCCCGCGTGGAAACGGCGTCGGTGGAAGCGGTGCTGGCCGCGTTCGACGACGGGCAGGGCGGCAAGCCCCGTGGCGGCTACGTGACCAACATCCAGGGCGATCTCGCCGTCAGCGCGAACAAGCATGGCGTTCGCATCGAGCCCATGGCCGCCTACCGAGCCCGCCGAAAGCGCGGGTAG
- a CDS encoding 3-oxoacyl-ACP synthase III family protein, with amino-acid sequence MGSTIIGCGKSLPKLEVANDDLKALVDTNDEWISTRTGIRTRHVAVEETATDLAEAAARQALGLVEGGWCEGAIDPATIDLVIYATITPDVVVPSAAGLLRRRLGLENAIAFDLNAACTGFVYGLTVAECMMAGSAAGAPGATGRNPIRRALVVGAERLTRVTNWGDRNTCVLFGDGAGAAVLEWDEQRPGIMSSFITNADDDTNALTCSFAFDAPIPFTTEGVEAGHSEDATLPRIDDELDIIELVKAGEPRQVLRMDGPKVFKFAAEAMTVAVHEALDRAGLTLDDVACIVPHQANERIIKYAAKKLGRPMDFFQLSIDHTGNTSAASLPMALCDAFASGRIKRGDKVVLVAFGGGFTSGAVLIEA; translated from the coding sequence TCATCGGATGCGGAAAGTCCCTCCCGAAGCTGGAAGTGGCGAACGACGACCTGAAAGCGCTCGTCGACACGAACGACGAGTGGATCAGCACGCGCACGGGCATCAGGACCCGCCACGTCGCCGTCGAGGAAACCGCAACCGACCTCGCCGAAGCCGCCGCGCGCCAGGCCCTCGGCCTCGTCGAGGGCGGTTGGTGCGAAGGGGCCATCGACCCCGCCACCATCGACCTCGTCATCTACGCAACCATCACGCCCGACGTCGTGGTGCCCTCCGCCGCCGGCCTGCTGCGCCGCCGTCTGGGCCTCGAGAACGCCATCGCGTTCGACCTGAACGCCGCTTGCACGGGCTTCGTGTACGGTCTGACCGTTGCCGAGTGCATGATGGCCGGCTCCGCCGCCGGCGCGCCGGGCGCGACCGGCCGCAACCCTATCCGCCGCGCGCTCGTGGTGGGCGCCGAGCGCCTGACGCGCGTCACGAACTGGGGCGATCGCAACACCTGCGTGCTGTTCGGCGACGGCGCCGGCGCGGCGGTGCTCGAGTGGGACGAGCAGCGCCCGGGCATCATGAGCAGCTTCATCACGAACGCCGACGACGACACCAACGCGCTGACCTGCTCGTTCGCTTTCGATGCACCCATCCCGTTCACCACCGAGGGCGTGGAAGCCGGGCATTCCGAAGACGCTACGCTCCCTCGCATCGACGACGAGCTGGACATCATCGAGCTCGTGAAGGCCGGTGAGCCGCGCCAAGTGCTGCGCATGGATGGCCCCAAGGTGTTCAAGTTCGCCGCCGAAGCTATGACGGTCGCCGTGCACGAAGCGCTCGACCGCGCGGGTCTGACGCTCGACGACGTCGCCTGCATTGTCCCCCACCAGGCGAACGAGCGCATCATTAAGTACGCCGCCAAGAAGCTCGGCCGTCCGATGGACTTCTTCCAGCTGTCCATCGACCACACCGGCAACACGTCGGCCGCCAGCCTGCCCATGGCCCTCTGCGACGCCTTCGCCAGCGGCCGCATCAAGCGCGGTGACAAGGTGGTGCTCGTCGCGTTCGGCGGCGGTTTCACCTCGGGCGCCGTGCTCATCGAAGCATAG
- a CDS encoding MATE family efflux transporter gives METEATNTTLNFNEESTGAPVGKDPKRPGRDDKVSRMGTASIPRLIVEFAIPSILGMLVNGAYNVIDSVFLGQALGEIGLATATVAMPIMTVFMAIAMLVGNGGNALAALRMGEGNRVEAERSLGNTVCLSIVFAVVVAVAMHVPACVDGLLSVSGATPEDWEFARSFIQIISLGFVFQCIGMGVNNFIRTAGAPNRALGTMIIGAVSCTIFNFLFVMVLGWGVQGSALATVCGQAISCATVLWYFIFTKNVPMKLHLRFMPLHVRTVRLILSLGLASFAVQAGMAVVNFVLNNLLNMYGAMSPLGAEGALASIGVVQRVSMFAVLPLIGVAIAIQPLLGYNYGAHLFERVKKTLWYGIIGATGIGVVLWTLVHLFPEQIVGFFGITSESLRDFTVFALKVQLLMLPFIGFQIVGSNYFQATGQPLKSIFLSLTRQILFLIPLLVVLPMLLPGWFPQFTSLDALYFATPAADFLAIFTTVVFIILEMGRLRKLKSGELKAKF, from the coding sequence ATGGAAACAGAAGCAACGAATACCACCCTCAACTTCAACGAAGAAAGCACCGGCGCGCCCGTGGGCAAGGATCCGAAGCGCCCGGGACGCGACGACAAAGTCAGTCGCATGGGCACGGCATCCATCCCGCGCCTCATCGTCGAATTCGCCATCCCGTCCATTCTCGGCATGCTGGTGAACGGCGCGTATAACGTGATCGACTCCGTCTTCCTCGGCCAGGCGCTGGGCGAGATCGGCCTGGCCACCGCCACCGTGGCGATGCCCATTATGACGGTGTTCATGGCCATCGCCATGCTCGTGGGCAACGGCGGCAACGCGTTGGCCGCGCTGCGCATGGGCGAGGGCAACCGGGTGGAAGCCGAGCGCAGCCTGGGCAACACGGTGTGCTTGTCCATCGTGTTCGCCGTGGTGGTGGCCGTGGCCATGCACGTCCCTGCGTGCGTCGACGGTCTGCTGAGCGTTTCGGGCGCCACGCCCGAAGACTGGGAATTCGCGCGTTCGTTCATCCAGATCATCTCGCTGGGCTTCGTGTTCCAGTGCATCGGCATGGGCGTGAACAACTTCATCCGTACGGCCGGCGCGCCGAACCGCGCGCTGGGCACCATGATCATCGGCGCCGTGTCGTGCACCATCTTCAACTTCCTGTTCGTGATGGTGCTGGGCTGGGGCGTGCAGGGCAGCGCGCTGGCCACGGTGTGTGGCCAGGCCATCTCGTGCGCCACCGTGCTGTGGTACTTCATCTTCACGAAGAACGTGCCCATGAAGCTGCACCTGCGCTTCATGCCGCTGCATGTGCGCACCGTGCGCCTCATCCTGTCGCTCGGTCTGGCCAGCTTCGCGGTGCAGGCGGGCATGGCCGTGGTGAACTTCGTGCTGAACAACCTGCTGAACATGTACGGTGCCATGAGCCCGCTGGGGGCCGAGGGCGCGCTCGCGTCCATCGGCGTGGTGCAGCGCGTGTCGATGTTCGCCGTGCTGCCGCTTATCGGCGTGGCTATCGCCATTCAGCCGTTGCTGGGCTACAACTACGGGGCGCATCTGTTCGAGCGCGTGAAGAAGACGCTGTGGTATGGCATCATCGGCGCGACGGGCATCGGCGTGGTGCTGTGGACGCTCGTGCATTTGTTCCCCGAGCAGATCGTCGGGTTCTTCGGCATCACGAGCGAGTCGTTGCGCGACTTCACCGTGTTCGCGCTCAAGGTGCAGCTGCTCATGCTGCCGTTCATCGGCTTCCAAATCGTGGGCTCGAACTACTTCCAGGCAACGGGTCAGCCGCTGAAGTCCATCTTCCTGTCGCTGACGCGCCAGATCTTGTTCCTCATCCCGCTGCTCGTGGTGCTGCCGATGCTGCTGCCTGGTTGGTTCCCGCAGTTCACCAGCCTCGATGCGTTGTATTTCGCCACGCCTGCGGCCGACTTCCTGGCCATCTTCACGACGGTGGTGTTCATCATCCTGGAGATGGGCCGTCTGCGGAAGCTCAAGAGCGGCGAGCTGAAGGCGAAGTTCTAG
- the ftsH gene encoding ATP-dependent zinc metalloprotease FtsH, whose product MAQQNKQSQFQQPSPRTTIISVILFMLVAFFVGQQFLNMSSSGAKPTDRLITSEFVQAVEQDRATKVVYSAGDYSVSGTYYPAITAGSTGADAFNEAFQALNARMATIKNPDTGKALGGVGTTDINGATLGVERNFTSTYYGGSLGDLMAAHPNIPYEVSLPSPFMELLSTLLPIGLIALVLLFFFTQMQKANNSQMSFGKAKTKKSIEERPDVKFSDVAGVDEAVEEMQEIKDFLANPAKYQSMGAKIPRGCLLVGPPGTGKTLLARAVAGEAGVPFFSISGSDFVEMFVGVGASRVRDLFQQAKDASPAIIFIDEIDAVGRQRGTGLGGGHDEREQTLNQLLVEMDGFESNDSVVLIAATNRADVLDPALLRPGRFDRQIVVDAPDVKGREKILQVHSKDKPIGSDVDLTKVAKLTPGFTGADLANLMNESALLTARRGKKIITQQEVSESMERVIAGPERKGRVLDEQTKHTIAYHESGHALVGHSLPHADPVHKISIISRGRALGYTLSIPKEDKVLNSLGEMRDELAVFMGGRVAEEIFCDDITTGASNDLERATKMARAIVTQYGMSAELGTQVFGQPNHEVFLGRDYGNTQDYSEETAKRIDDEVARIMKDAHDRAYEILSSHREQMDLMASVLLERETVEGEACLALLDNTWDEYLKHEDEINARKEAEEAAARARDEHLADPNWKEEPVEPGDQDPNPPFREPSDVAEGTDPQEAPKQEGDETVR is encoded by the coding sequence ATGGCACAGCAAAACAAACAATCGCAGTTCCAGCAGCCCAGCCCGAGGACCACCATCATCTCGGTCATCCTGTTCATGCTGGTGGCCTTCTTCGTGGGCCAGCAGTTCCTGAACATGTCGTCTTCGGGCGCCAAGCCTACCGATCGCCTGATCACGTCTGAGTTCGTGCAGGCTGTCGAGCAGGATCGCGCGACGAAGGTGGTGTACAGCGCCGGCGATTACTCGGTGTCCGGCACGTACTACCCCGCGATCACGGCGGGTTCCACCGGCGCCGACGCTTTCAACGAGGCGTTCCAGGCGCTCAACGCGCGCATGGCCACGATCAAGAACCCCGATACCGGCAAAGCCCTCGGGGGCGTGGGCACCACCGACATCAACGGCGCCACGCTCGGCGTGGAGCGCAACTTCACCTCCACCTATTACGGCGGGTCGCTGGGCGACCTCATGGCCGCACATCCCAACATCCCCTACGAGGTATCGCTGCCGAGCCCCTTCATGGAGCTTCTGAGCACGCTGCTGCCCATCGGCCTGATCGCGCTCGTGCTGCTGTTCTTCTTCACGCAGATGCAGAAGGCGAACAACTCGCAGATGAGCTTCGGCAAAGCGAAGACGAAGAAGTCCATCGAAGAGCGTCCCGACGTGAAGTTCTCCGACGTGGCCGGCGTGGACGAGGCCGTCGAGGAGATGCAGGAGATCAAGGACTTCCTGGCGAACCCGGCGAAGTACCAGTCCATGGGCGCGAAGATCCCTCGCGGCTGTCTGTTGGTGGGCCCTCCGGGCACCGGCAAGACGCTGCTCGCGCGCGCCGTCGCCGGCGAGGCGGGCGTGCCGTTCTTCAGCATCTCCGGCTCCGACTTCGTCGAGATGTTCGTCGGCGTGGGCGCGTCCCGCGTGCGCGACTTGTTCCAGCAGGCGAAGGACGCATCGCCGGCCATCATCTTCATCGACGAGATCGACGCCGTCGGCCGCCAGCGCGGCACGGGCCTCGGCGGCGGCCACGACGAGCGCGAGCAGACGCTCAACCAGCTGCTCGTCGAGATGGACGGCTTCGAGAGCAACGACTCCGTGGTGCTGATCGCCGCCACGAACCGCGCCGACGTGCTGGACCCGGCGCTGCTGCGCCCCGGCCGCTTCGACCGCCAGATCGTGGTGGACGCGCCCGACGTGAAGGGCCGCGAGAAGATTCTGCAGGTGCACTCGAAGGACAAGCCCATCGGCAGCGACGTCGACCTGACGAAGGTCGCGAAGCTCACGCCGGGCTTCACGGGTGCCGACTTGGCGAACCTCATGAACGAATCGGCGCTGCTCACCGCTCGCCGCGGCAAGAAGATCATCACGCAGCAGGAAGTGTCCGAGTCCATGGAGCGCGTCATCGCCGGACCGGAGCGCAAGGGCCGCGTGCTCGACGAGCAGACGAAGCACACGATCGCCTACCACGAGAGCGGCCATGCCCTCGTCGGCCACTCGCTGCCGCATGCCGACCCGGTGCACAAGATCTCGATCATCTCGCGCGGCCGCGCGCTGGGCTACACGCTGTCCATCCCCAAGGAGGACAAGGTGCTCAACTCGCTCGGGGAGATGCGCGATGAGCTGGCCGTGTTCATGGGCGGTCGCGTGGCGGAGGAGATCTTCTGCGACGACATCACCACGGGCGCTTCGAACGATCTCGAGCGCGCCACGAAGATGGCCCGCGCCATCGTGACGCAGTACGGCATGAGCGCCGAGCTGGGCACGCAGGTGTTCGGCCAGCCGAACCACGAGGTGTTCCTGGGCCGCGACTACGGCAACACGCAGGACTACTCGGAGGAGACGGCCAAGCGTATCGACGACGAGGTCGCCCGCATCATGAAGGACGCGCACGATCGCGCCTACGAGATCCTGTCGAGCCATCGCGAGCAGATGGACCTCATGGCTAGCGTGCTGCTGGAGCGCGAGACGGTGGAAGGCGAGGCCTGTCTGGCCCTGCTGGACAACACCTGGGACGAGTATCTCAAGCACGAGGACGAGATCAATGCCCGCAAGGAGGCCGAAGAGGCCGCCGCGCGTGCTCGCGACGAGCATCTGGCCGATCCGAACTGGAAGGAAGAGCCGGTGGAGCCGGGCGACCAGGATCCGAACCCGCCCTTCCGCGAGCCGTCGGATGTGGCCGAGGGAACCGACCCGCAGGAAGCCCCCAAGCAGGAAGGCGACGAGACCGTACGATGA
- the folP gene encoding dihydropteroate synthase, whose translation MIWRCSTYEFDTRMPIVMGILNVTPDSFSDGGQHDSLDAALAHAERMVEEGARIIDVGGESTRPGAAPVSVDEELARVVPVVQALAQRDVCVSIDTRHAEVARACLDAGAAIVNDVSGFRDASMVEAVRESDCGLVVMHMQGDPSTMQDAPAYDDVVTDVRDWLRTRAVELEAAGIAHDRICIDPGPGFGKTPSQTLELVRNFQELVRLGYPVMVAVSRKSFLGWAYGIDEPSARDEVSASEALMACELGASVVRTHNVAATVAALEGLRPYVLVGMGCNVPLVASPGEEREGKIAMLNQAITELCSLPDSQIVDISSFYESEPAYYLDQDAFVNAVVLLRTGIPPKELLGYLHAVENSLGRVRTVENGPRTCDLDILDYQLYVVDTDVLTLPHPRLLERDFVVQPLLELVPGHVLANDVPVTTDGACVGKAVRL comes from the coding sequence ATGATCTGGCGCTGTTCAACCTATGAGTTCGATACGAGGATGCCCATCGTGATGGGCATCCTCAACGTTACCCCCGATTCCTTCTCCGACGGAGGTCAGCACGATTCGCTCGACGCGGCGTTGGCGCATGCCGAGCGCATGGTGGAGGAGGGCGCCCGCATCATCGACGTGGGCGGGGAATCCACGCGGCCCGGCGCTGCGCCGGTCTCGGTGGACGAAGAGCTGGCGCGCGTGGTGCCGGTGGTGCAAGCCCTCGCGCAGCGCGACGTGTGCGTGAGCATCGACACGCGGCATGCCGAAGTGGCGCGTGCGTGCCTGGATGCGGGCGCGGCTATCGTGAACGACGTGTCCGGGTTCCGCGACGCGAGTATGGTGGAGGCGGTGCGCGAAAGCGATTGCGGCCTTGTGGTCATGCATATGCAGGGCGACCCCTCCACGATGCAGGATGCGCCCGCCTACGACGACGTGGTGACGGACGTGCGCGATTGGCTGCGCACGCGTGCGGTCGAGCTTGAGGCTGCGGGTATCGCGCACGACCGCATCTGCATAGATCCGGGCCCCGGGTTCGGCAAGACGCCGTCGCAGACGCTTGAGCTGGTGCGCAATTTCCAGGAGCTCGTGCGCCTCGGCTACCCGGTGATGGTGGCGGTGTCGCGCAAGAGCTTTTTGGGCTGGGCATACGGGATCGACGAGCCGTCCGCGCGCGACGAGGTGTCGGCGAGCGAGGCGCTCATGGCGTGCGAGCTGGGGGCCAGCGTGGTGCGCACGCACAACGTTGCTGCCACGGTTGCGGCGCTCGAAGGGCTGCGTCCGTACGTTCTCGTCGGGATGGGCTGCAACGTACCGCTGGTTGCGTCGCCTGGCGAGGAGCGCGAAGGCAAGATCGCCATGCTCAACCAAGCCATCACCGAACTGTGCTCGCTGCCCGACTCGCAGATCGTCGACATATCGAGCTTTTACGAGAGCGAGCCCGCCTATTATCTCGATCAGGACGCGTTCGTGAACGCCGTCGTGCTGCTGCGCACGGGTATCCCGCCGAAGGAGCTGCTGGGCTACCTCCATGCGGTGGAGAACAGCCTCGGCCGCGTGCGCACCGTGGAGAACGGGCCGCGCACCTGCGATCTCGACATCCTCGACTATCAGCTGTACGTCGTCGACACCGACGTCCTCACGTTGCCGCACCCGCGCTTGCTGGAGCGCGACTTCGTCGTGCAGCCCTTGCTTGAGCTGGTTCCAGGCCACGTGCTGGCGAACGACGTCCCCGTCACGACGGACGGCGCGTGCGTGGGGAAGGCCGTGCGCCTGTGA
- a CDS encoding Maf family protein, translated as MENEQNTQNAPEVSVAPDEPMPALDVVLASASPRRKQLLEDAGVRFVVHASEVDETLEPDLLADPPEACKKLAERKAGAVVQEVLAEDYVGMAAVLGADTMVVLDGEIFGKPVSLSDAKRMLRRLSGRTHEVLTAVSVWMVAAPEPEKISLGFRTFVDRSAVTFHELTDEQIADYLRKGESFDKAGAYAVQGAGADLVARVDGALDTVIGLPVGRLLEEFPDLAGSPS; from the coding sequence ATGGAAAACGAACAGAACACCCAAAACGCTCCGGAGGTTTCGGTCGCTCCGGACGAGCCGATGCCCGCCCTCGACGTGGTGCTGGCCAGCGCCTCGCCCCGTCGCAAACAGCTGCTCGAGGATGCCGGCGTGCGCTTCGTCGTGCACGCGTCCGAAGTTGACGAAACGCTTGAGCCCGACCTGCTGGCCGACCCGCCCGAGGCGTGCAAAAAGCTGGCCGAGCGCAAAGCCGGCGCGGTGGTGCAGGAGGTGCTTGCGGAGGACTACGTCGGCATGGCCGCCGTCCTCGGGGCCGATACCATGGTGGTGCTCGACGGCGAGATCTTCGGCAAGCCCGTCAGCCTGTCCGATGCGAAGCGCATGCTGCGTCGCCTGTCCGGCCGTACCCACGAGGTGCTCACGGCCGTGTCCGTGTGGATGGTGGCCGCGCCCGAGCCCGAGAAGATCTCGCTGGGCTTCCGCACGTTCGTGGATCGCTCGGCCGTGACGTTCCACGAGCTCACCGACGAGCAGATCGCTGACTACCTGCGCAAGGGCGAGTCGTTCGACAAGGCGGGCGCCTACGCCGTGCAGGGGGCCGGGGCCGATCTGGTCGCGCGCGTGGACGGCGCGCTCGACACGGTCATCGGCCTGCCCGTCGGCCGCTTGCTCGAGGAGTTCCCCGACCTCGCGGGTTCGCCGTCCTGA
- the hpt gene encoding hypoxanthine phosphoribosyltransferase, translating to MHNDISEILFTEEQIADRVCEIGAAITRDYADAADEGIVLVSVLRGAAIFMADLARRIDLPVEMDYMAISSYGNGAKSSGVVRILKDLSSEIEGRHVIVAEDILDSGLTLTYLLKNLSSRQPASIEVATLLRKKTLAQAKIDCKYIGFECPDEFIVGYGLDFAERYRNLPYIGILKPEIY from the coding sequence GTGCACAACGACATTTCGGAGATCCTATTCACCGAAGAGCAGATCGCAGACCGCGTATGCGAGATCGGCGCCGCCATTACGCGCGACTACGCCGATGCGGCTGACGAGGGCATCGTCCTCGTGTCGGTGCTGCGCGGAGCGGCCATCTTCATGGCGGATCTTGCGCGGAGGATCGATCTTCCGGTCGAGATGGACTATATGGCCATCTCGTCGTATGGAAACGGCGCGAAGAGCTCCGGCGTGGTGCGCATCCTGAAAGACCTCTCGTCCGAAATCGAAGGTCGCCACGTCATCGTGGCCGAGGACATCCTCGACTCCGGTCTTACCCTGACGTACCTGCTGAAAAACCTGTCGTCGCGTCAGCCGGCTTCCATCGAGGTGGCCACGCTCCTTCGTAAGAAGACGCTCGCACAGGCGAAGATCGATTGCAAATATATCGGGTTCGAGTGCCCCGACGAGTTCATCGTGGGCTACGGGCTGGACTTTGCGGAACGGTATCGCAATCTGCCCTACATCGGCATCTTGAAGCCGGAGATTTACTAG